One bacterium genomic window, AGAGATCAAGCAGTTGGCGAAAGACAACGATGTCGAGATGGACGGTATCACCGTCATCAATCCTTCAACTTCCGACAAACGGAATGCCTATGCCCAGCGTTTCTTCGAATTGCGCCAGCGCAAAGGCGTCACCGCGGACAAAGCTAAGCATATCATGGAGCATCGCGAATATTTCGGCATGATGATGCTCGAAATGGGAGACTGCGATGCCGTCCTTTCCGGCGTGACCTCCGAATATCCGCAGACCATCAAACCGGCACTGCAGATCATCAAGCTGGCCGATGGGATCAAACGCGTCTCCGGTATGTTCGCCATGATCCAGAAGGATCAGGTCTACATGTTCGCCGACACGACGGTAAACGTTAATCCAACGGCGGAAGAGTTGGCCGAGATAGCCATTCTTTCCTCGAAGGTTGCCCGTCGGTTCAACATTGAACCGAAGATAGCCATGCTGTCGTTCTCAAACTTTGGCTCTGCGCCGTATCCGGAATCGGAGAAGGTTGCCAAAGCGACTCAGATCGTCCACCAGCGCGCTCCTGAGCTGATGGTGGATGGCGAGATTCAGGCCGATGCTGCGGTGATGCCTGATTTCGTCGAGCGCTATTTCCCGTTCTCGACGCTCAAGGAGGCAGCCAATGTCTTTATTTTCCCGGACCTTGGTTCGGCGAATATCGCTTACAAACTGCTTCATCGTATTGGCGGCATGATGGCGGTCGGACCGATCCTGATGGGTCTTTCCAAGCCGGTTCATGTGCTGCACCGCACGCTGGAAGTCAACGAGATCGTTGATATGGCCGCGATCGCAGTAGTCGACGCGCAGAAGTAGTCGATTTAGATCCGTATAAGAACGGCGCCGGAACGATTAGTTCGTTTCGGCGCCTTCGTTTAGCCTTCGGAATAACTTTCCCAGCCGGTCGGATTCTCCTTTCCCGCATCTCACCTGACCCCCCTTCTCTTGAATTTTCCCGTATCGCCTAAATCGTTACATCACAATGACGTGTGACGCACGCTCGACTTCGGCACACCCCTTGCTTAATACGGCAACGGAGAAATAGCATCATGCGGAGTAGTGTGTGACAAAAGATAAGACCAAACCCGAAGACGGGGCACAGCCGACTGCCGAAGGGCAGGCCGATAAGGCGGCCCAAAAGCCGGGGCTGATGAAAAAGCTTATGCCGATCCTCCTGTTCGGCGTGGGTGGATTGGTGCTGCTCGGCGGCGCCGTTTATGTCACCCTGATGTTTCTCGGCGGCGAACCCAAGGCGGAGGCGGAAGCTGACTCAAAGGTCGTCGTGGCCGACAGCAGTAAACATGCTGACTCGACATCGCATGCTTCGCATACCGATTCACTGCCCACTACCGACCATGAGGTCGCTTCCACTGATTCCATGTCTGCCGCGGCCGACAGCGCCGAAGCTGCCGCTGAGTTGACCCGCAATATCGCGGCGATGACCGAGGCACTGGCTGATCCGACCGCAATCGAAGCTGAGATGGATCACGCCGAAGCTATGGGAAAAGAGGAATCACTCCAGGCAGTCGATTGGCTGACCAAGGAACAGAATAAACTCGAGACCCGTGAAAAAGAGATCACTTCACGCGAGCAGGAACTGCAGAAGAAAGATCGCGAGATCGCCCAGAAACTGCTCAAGATAGAGCAAGCCAGTTCTGACCGCGTTACCAATCTCGCCAAACTGTACGATGGGATGGAAGCTGAGGCGGTCTCAAAGATCCTGGCCAACCTCGAGGATGAACTGGTTGTTTCCATCATCCCCAAAATGAAACAGAAGAATGCATCGGCCGTGCTGGCTCTTATGCCGCCACAGCGTGCCGCAAATCTCTCTAAACAGATCATAACTCTGGCGAGCGAATAACCAATGATGCTGCCGTTTGTCAACATTCTGCCTACCAGCCCAGCCGGGATCGGTTCCGCCAAGCCATTTGGCGGCGAACCGTTGTCGAATGGGACCGGCGATGGACAAACATTTGAATCATTGATGAACCTGTTCGGCATGGCCGAACCGGCGCTCTCCGCTTTCCCTATTAATAGTGAAGCGAACATTCAGTCCAAGTCCCTGACCGACGGATCGACCTCGCTGGACGAGGCTATCGCCTCGATGCTGGCCGGATCGATTCAGTCGCCGGTGGCGAATACGGGACTTGAGCAGACCGTCAAGATCGTAAACGCCGAACTGGCTGGTGATGCGTCATTCCGAGCGGTAACCCCGGAGTCCATACTCCAACCGGTCGAACCGAATCTGCAACTCGATCAGAAGTTATCGCTACCGATCGCGCAGCCCTGGACCATGACCCTGGCGCAACATCGGCCAATCGACCTGAAACCCGGAAAATATCAGGTTCTCAAGCAGGATCTGAATAATGGCAAGCTGACGCTTGACCTCAAGTCAACCGACAATGCTGAGCCGATAAAAGTTACAATCCCGATCGAGCTTCTCCACCAGGAAAGCCACGATGCGATCACGCCTGCAGTAAAGCAGTCTGCAGGCGTTCAGACTACCCCGACCCGCGTCACGCTGGTTTCGCCGAACAAAACCGAGCTCGAGTCTCTGCTCGGTAAGGTGAATGTCCGCGAAATGGAAGTGACGGTCGAACCGACCAGCGCCGTCTATCAGGCGGCTGATGAACCGATGAAAGTGCAGATCGTCGCCGAACAGGCCGGACAGAATCTGCTTTTTGCCGGTAAGTTGAATCGTGCTCAACTCAAAGCGCAGACCTCCACCAAAAAGACGGTTTCCGCGGTCGCCACACCGGCAACCAACGAAAACCCGACTCCGGTTGCGGCCAATGGATTGACCGTTGACTCTGTCAGCTTGCCGCGCCGTCGTGTGGTGCGCCCGGTCGCGTTTGAATCTGAGGGCCAGGCGAAAACGCAGGACTCCGAATTGATCGCCAAACTACTGATTCCATCTAGTCAGGACGGGGCGATCAAACAGGATGGGCTCGATCAGTTCACCCTAAAGTCAACCAATGTACTTGACCAGACCACGCAACAGGCACGGATGGAGATCCCGCGAGTCAAGATAACCATGCCGCAGGAGATGCCGCAGATCAAAGCGGATGGCCAGACGATCATGCTGAAGATCGAACCGGAACATCTGGGACCGGCAAAGCTCGAACTGTCTGTCCGCGGCGAGTCAATGTCTGCCCGTGTGACAGTTGAGACTGTCCATGCCAAAGCGGCGGTAGAAAGCTCTCTCGATCAACTGAACGACCAGCTCGCCCGCGCGGGTGTGAAGGTCAACTATATAGAGGTAAACGTGCGAGGCGGCGGAGCGGACAGCCAGTTCTTCCATCGCCAGTCGGAATGGTTCCGTTCGCAGCAACCTCGTGTCGCCAGGATCGCCGATGATCTGCTGGCCGAAGCTTCAAAGATCGTTCCGGCTGCCATGCCGGTCTCGTATCTCGGCGCCGGCAGCGTCAACTTATATGCGTAGGAGTGTGAAGAGATGTCATTCATTTCACCAATAGCCACCGATGTTTCCGGCAACGCCAAGACAACCGGGGGCAGTCAGGTTCTCGGCAAGGATGATTTCCTGCAACTGCTGGTTACCAAACTGCAGTATCAGGATCCGCTCGAGCCGATGCAGGATGAAGATTTCATCGCCCAGTTGGCGCAGTTCTCTTCGCTCGAACAGATGAACAACATCGCCGAGGGGATCACTTCGTCCAACCAGTGGGATTATCTCCAGATGCAGTCGCTGAACAACGCCATGGCCTCCGGCCTGATCGGCAAGGAAGTCCAGGCGGAATATTCAGGCATCTATCTCGACAGCGGCAAGAGTGCTTCGGTCGCCTACACGCTTACCCAGCCGGCCAAGTCACTGACCATGGTCATCAAAGATGCCGACGGGAATGAGATTGCTCGCGTGACCAAGAAAGATCTCGGCACCGGTTCCGGGACGATCACCTGGGACGGCAAGGATGCCATGGGTAATACCATGCAAACCGGCTACTACACAGTCGAAACGACGGCGACCAATCTGTCCGACGCAACGTTTTCGCCCAGCATGGCGATCTCCGGCATCGTGACTCGCGTCTCCTATCGTGACGGCTCCGCATTTGTCAATGTCAACGGCATGGAGATATCGCTCGGCGACATCACGGCGGTTGGCGAACAAGGTTCATTCGACGAGGACTAAGAGCGAGCGATGGCACAAGGAACACGCATAGCGGCCTACCAGCGCCCGGTCAATCTGATCGAGATCGCGCAGCGGGGCAACGCGCCGACCAGATCGAACGAGTCCAGCCAGACAGAGTCGTTTAAGCAGGCGCTGACCAAAGAGCTGTCATCCAATCGTCCGGTGACGGTCTCCAAGCATGCCAGCGAACGTCTCTACTCACGAGGGATTGAATTCGGCGAACAGCGTATGCAGCAGGTAGCCGATGCCCTGGATAAGGCGGAAGCGAAGGGTTCCAAAGAAACGTTGATCCTGTTCGACGAGATGGCGATGGTCGCCTCCGTCAAGAATAGAACCATCATCACCGCGTTCGATCGTGACCGGCTGCGCGAAGGCGTTGTCACTTCGATCGACTCGGCGATCATTATCTGAGCAAACAATGAAACTGATAAACGATAAACCTCAAACAAGGCTGGACCCCATGATAAATGGGGGGGCCTTGCTCATCCCTAAGGAGGGAAGCAACCCATGATGGCATCACTGTACGCCGGTGTGTCCGGATTGAAAAACCACCAGACGAAACTCAACGTCATTGGTAACAACATCGCCAACGTCAACACCATCGGCTTCAAAACCGGTCGTGTGAACTTCCAGGAAGCGCTCGTTCAGAGCTACAAGGGCGCAGGTCGTCCGAGTGCCGTCTCCGGCGGTACCAACCCGATCCAACTCGGTCTTGGGATGCAGGTGGCGACGGTGGACAACCTGTTCCTGCAGGGTGGTCTCGAAACGACTGGCCAGATCACTGACCTGGCGATCCAGGGCTCAGGATTTTTCGTCCTGGGTGACTCGAACGACAACAAGTTTTACACGCGCTCCGGAGCCTTTGGCTTCGACGCCGAATCCAATCTCGTCGACCCGGCTACCGGTTTGTACGTGCTTGGCAAAATGGCTGATTCGTCCGGCAACATTCCGTCGCTGGCGACGACCGGCCCGATCACGCTGCCGTTTGGACAGCAGGATCCGGCTCGCTCGACCGAATTTGTCACCCTGGCGAACAACCTTGACTCCGCTGCAACAGACTCGCTCGCTCGCTTGAACGATGCCGGCAACTCCGGTGTCACCTCGGTCAGCGGCACGGCCATTGACGGTATCGGCGGTACGCACTCGATCGTCATCACCGGTAACCAGGCGGTCAACGCTACCTATACCGGCGCGAATGTCGGTAATGATGGTACCGGCGGCGCGATCGGCGCTCTTGGATTGACTATGACGCTTGGTTCACTCGGCGTCACCGATTTCACCAACTATGGATTCAGCGTGGATGGCCGCACGACCCAGATCATCTCCGGGTTGAACGCGAATTCCACGATCAGCGACCTGATCAATGCCACCAACCAGATCGACGGTATCACCGCGGCGCTGGTCGGCGGACAGATCCAGATCACTCGTGACAAAGCGGGTGCCGATACAGATTTCAATTTCCTTTCAACGGCCGGCACGGCCACTGTCGGCGGCGGCGGTGGCGCGACTGCCGGTAATGTCATCGGTGTGGTGTTTGGCGTGAACGGCGGGACTTTCCAGTCTTCCGGCGGCGCGGCGACCACTTACATCGCGAGTGACACCTTCACTCCGGAGCGCGGCTACGGTCCGGCGGCCGGTCCGCAGATCACGACTCTTGACCTGATCATTGACAACATCACGGGTAAAGTGGTCGGCCTGGATGGGCTCGGCGGCGGCGGCGTGGAATTGGAAGCGACCAATGGTCTGACTGCTACCGGCGCAAACCCGCTGATAGTGACGACCGATGCTACCATGCACTCCACCTCGATCAACGTGTACGACTCACTCGGCGGCAGACATACAATGTCGATCGAGTTCTTCAAGTCGCTCGTCCCGAATCGCTGGGAGTGGCGTGTCTCGACCCTCGGCAACGAAGGGATCACCGCCGGTCAGACCGGTTCGGTCTCTTTCAACGCTGACGGTTCACTCAATGCCTTTGATTACTTTGGCGGCGCTACCGGCGTCACCATCAGCCCGAATAACGGCGCGGAGAACATGACAGTCGCATTCCGCGCAGGTACGGCCGGCAACTTTGACGGCCTGACCGGATTCAGCTCTGGAAGCCATACCGCCTCGATCATTGGCCAGGATGGATACGGACTTGGAATTCTGGAGAAAGTCGCGATCGATCAGGCCGGTAACATCTCGGGTATCTTCTCGAATGGTGTGACCCGTGTTCTGGCGCAGATCGCGCTGGCCGACTTCACCAACCAGGCTGGCTTGCGCAAAGCAGGGCGGTCCATGTATCAGCCGTCGGCGAACTCCGGCGAGCCGGTGGAAGGTACGGCCGGGGCAACCATTTCTGCCGAGATCACCTCGGGGGCGCTCGAGTCCTCGTCGGTCGATATCGCGCAGGAATTCACCAGTATGATCACCACGCAACGCGGCTTCCAGGCCAATGCGCGGATCATTACCACCTCGGACGACATGCTCGACGAGTTGGTGAACCTGAAGAGATAAGTAGATGATAAAGGTTACCAGGATAAATGATTCTGATCTGGTGATCAACGCCGACCTGATCGAGTTCGTCGAGGCGATTCCCGACACGATCATCTCGCTGACAACCGGCAAGAAGATCATGGTTAAGAACTCGCCCGATGAGATCATCGAAAAGGTAGCGGCATTCAGACGATTGTCAGCCGGTCGGGGAATCATCCCGACCGCTGACTCAACCGATGCACATGTAACGCCACGACAAGGATTGTGACGATGGCAGCAGACAACGACAAAACGCAGGTTCAGCCGGCCGAAGGGGCCGAGGCGAAACCGGCCAAAAAGAAACCCAGCAAACTGATCCTGTTCGGCGGGATCGGCGCCGGCATTCTCGTCATAGGCGTCGTCCTGGCGATCTTCGTCCTCAAGCCAATGATGGCCGGAGGCGGGGAAGAGGCCGCGGAAGAAACCAAAACCGAGGCAAAGGAAGAGCACGGCGAAAAGACGTCCGGACATGGCGAGGAAAAGAAACCTGCCAAGAAAGCGGAGAAAGAGAAATCCGCTCATGGAGAAGCGAGCGAATCACTCGTCTACTCCATCAAGGATATCGTCGTTAATCCGGCCGGAACCGCCGGATCCCGCTTCCTGTCGGTTTCGTTTGGCTTCGAACTGGGCTCCAAAGAGTTGATGGCCGAGTTCGAAACTCGCGAACCGATCGTGCGCGATGTGCTCATCACGATCCTTTCCTCCAAAACGCTGGCGGAATTGACCGATGCCAAACAAAAAGAAGTTATGCGCGTGCAGATACGGAAACGGATATCCCAGGTCCTTGAGACCGAGGAATTGGCCGGAGTTTATTACACCGATTTTGTGCTTCAATAAGGCAGGCAGTAGTGGCAAAGATTCTTACACAGGACGAAATTGACGCGTTATTGACCACCGTCTCATCGGGCGAAGTGAACGATGCGGACAGTTACGATGACGCGAAATTGCGGTCCGTCGTCGCCTATGATTTCAAGCATCCGAATCGCGTCTCCAAAGACCAGATCCGGACGCTGGAAAACATGCACGACAACTTTGCGGGCCATTTCGGCTCGATGCTCTCGGCGGTGCTGCGATCGATCGTTGACGTCGACCTCGTGTCGGTCGATCAGATCACGTACTCCGAGTTCATCATGTCGCTGGTTTCGCCTTCCTGTACCTATACGTTTTCCTCCAGACCGCTGGATGCCGCCTGTCTGGTCGATTTCAACCCGACCCTCACTTTCTCGCTGATCGACCGGATGTTCGGCGGTCACGGAAAGATCCTCGAGACCGAACGTGAATTGACCGGGATCGAGCGATCGGTGATGGGGCGTCTGGTCGACCGGATGTACCGCGAACTGGAGAAGTCCTGGGAGCATATCGTCAAGGTTGGGATCGAGCAGATCAGTTTTGAAACCAATCCGCAGTTCATTCAGATCGTTCCGCCGGGTGAAACGGTGGTAGTGATCTCCTTCCAGGTGAAACTGTTCCAGTCGACCGGTTTGTTGACCATTTGCTATCCGTATGTTTCGCTCGAACCGATCATCACCAAGCTGTCGGCGCAGAACTGGATCGATGCCACGAAGCGGAAAAATGTTGACGCCGACCGCGATGTCAACCAGCACAACGTGTACGAGGTTTCAGCAGACGTCTCGGCCATTCTGTTACGTTCGAATATCAAGCTGCGGGATTTCATGTCACTGAAGATCGGCGATATCATTCCATCGGAAAAGAAGATCCATCAGCCGATCGATGTGTGCGTCAACCGCCGCAAAAAATATGTCGCCCGTCCCGGTTTGACGGGCAAGAAGCGGGCTTTCCAGGTGGTCTCAGCCTGGGAACCAATCTCTAAGGAGAAATTAGCATGACAGACGAAAAGGACATGGAGTTCGCCGGAGCCGAGGGAGGGCAGCCCGATGCCTTTCCGGGGGCCGGAGGTCAGGATGACCAGCCCATACCGTCCAAGGCGCCGGTCGGAGTAGTCAATCCCAACGATGCATCGGAAGAGGATGCCGAGGCCGCCATGCTTCGCATGCTCGAGGATCTCCCTCAGGAGAATCGCTCGACTTCGCCCGATGATATCGATTTCGGATCCGCCCCGGTGGCGCGAGCCGAATTCCAGCAACTGCAGCAACCGGCCGGAGGAAGTACGCCGCGTAACCTCGACCTGTTGATGGATGTCGATCTGCCGGTCGCCATTGAACTCGGACGGACCAAGATGTCCATCTCCGAGATCCTGGCGCTTGGACCTGGATCGGTGGTCGAGCTAAACAAGCTCGCCGGCGAACCGGTCGACCTGCTGGTCAACAGCAAAGTGGTCGCCAAAGGGGAAGTGGTGGTCATCGATGAAAATTTCGGCCTGCGGATCACCCAGTTGATCACGCCGGAAGAAAGGCTGAAGGCGCTTGGCGCAGAATAATCCCAGCCGACGTCGTGCGATCACGACCTCCATCATCCTGGCGCTTGCCCTGATCGGAATGCTCGTGATCACCTCGAACCGTCCCGGCAACAGCAGCCCACTGCTGGCGCAGGCCGATGGTTCAACCACGACAGATACAGTAGCGACATCGTCACCGGCTTACAAACCGATGGTTGATACAGCCGGCGCGACCGGTTCCATCGTCAAGATGGTGCTCGCGCTGGTGATCGTGATCATTTGCATTTATACCGGGATCTGGTTGCTCAAGAAGATGACCGCTCGACGCCATGGAGGCAGTCGTAAAGCGTTCATGCTTGAAGTGCTGGAGACCGCATATATCGATCCCAAAAAATCTCTCTCGCTCGTGCGAGTAGCTGATAAGTCGGTTCTCATCGGAGTGACCGACAACCAGATCTCGGTCCTGACGGAGCTGGATACCGAACTCACCAAGGCCGCCATGGAGGCTGCCAATCAAGGGAATCAGGGTGATTCGTTTACCACTATGCTCAAGTCGGCGACCCAGAAACTGGGCGGTTTCGGTAAGAAGAATTCGTAACGCGCTGCGATGGATTGCGGTGCGCAACGCCTGCATATGGATGTGCGGGCTGACCATGAAAGATATAGGACATTATGCTGCGGCGAACCAAGCTTCTCCTGTTGGCTGCTCTCTGCTTCCTGATGGTTGCAGCAGATATCTCAGCTCAGGCACTCCCTAAAGTCACGGTCGAGGTCGGCAAAGCGGCCACGCCGGGTGATCTGTCGGTCACCCTGCAGGTTGTCGTCATGATGACGATTCTGGCACTGGCGCCATCGATCCTGATCATGACGACCTCGTTCATCCGGATCGCGGTGGTCCTTTCTTTCCTGCGTCAGGCGATCGGCACTCAACAGATGCCGCCGAACCAGTTGCTGGTCGGATTAGCCCTGATCCTGACATTCTTCATCATGTCGCCGGTCTTTACGACATCGTACGATACCGGCATCAAACCGTACCTCGATGAAAAGATCACCAAGGAAGAAGCATTCGATAAAGCAGTCCAGCCATTCCGTAAATTCATGCTGGCGCAAACGCGCGAACAGGATCTGGCATTGTTCGTCAACATGGCAAAACTCCCGGCGCCACAAACTGCCGACGATATCCCGTTGCACGTGATGATCCCAGGATTTGTCATCTCGGAACTGCGTACAGCGTTTCAGATCGCATTCGTGATCTTCATTCCATTCCTGGTGATCGATATGGTGGTCGCCTCGGTGCTGATGTCGATGGGTATGATGATGCTCCCACCGATCATCGTTTCGTTGCCGTTCAAGATCCTGCTGTTCGTATTGGTCGACGGCTGGTATCTGCTCGTGAAATCGCTGGTTGAATCATTCCACATGTAAGGAGAGAGACAATGACACCACAGATGGTTATTTCGATAGGGAGAGAGGCGCTGACACTGACTTTGCTGATCGCCTCACCAATGCTGATCTTCGGTCTGGTAGTCGGTCTGGTGATCTCGATCTTTCAGGCGGTCACGCAGATCAATGAAATGACGCTGACGATCGTCCCCAAGATCCTGGCGGTGGCGCTGGCCCTGTTGATTTTCCTCCCCTGGATCATCAACATGATGACCGATTTCACCCGCCATATGTTTGACCTCATTCCTACTTTGGTCGGATAATGGACCGGCCAGACTTTAGAACAGACTTGAACTTTTTTCCACCATCGCTGGTAAATAGTTCCACAGCCAGCGTCCCGATCAGACTTTCGCGTCCATATTAGCTCAGTCAAGTTATTAGCTGTTAATCACTTACATAGTTTTCGCGAGCCGTTTCACCTTGGCACACGGTTTGAAATGGTATTTCTGCGAATAACCCGAACTATGTAAGGATTAGCCCTTGTTCGACTTCGTAGATTTCGCCGCCGCCAAGCTTCAGCTCTTCCTGCTGATCATGCTCCGTGCGTCCGGCCTCTTTCTGATCGCCCCGATCCTGAGCCATCGCACTTTCCCTGTCCCGGCCAAGCTGGGCATGGTGGTGCTGTTTGGTTTGATCATGGTTGCGGCGATGCCGAATGCGGCCGTACCCGAAGCTCAGTCGCTGAGCGAGCTGGTGACCCTGGCGGCGAAAGAGATCTTTGTCGGGCTGGCGATCGGGTTCTTGTTTTCGCTCCTGCTGATGGGGGTTCAGATGGCGGGGGATATCATCAGCTACCAGATCGGCTTTGCGATGGCCAGCATCATGGATCCCGACCAGGGACATGAAGTGACCACGCTCGGCCAGTTCTGGTTCCTCTGCGCGCTGCTGATCTTTCTAGGGATCAACGGCCACCATGTCATCATCTCCGCCTTCAATGACAGCTATCAACTGATCCCCGCGGGCCATGTCGTGATGAACGGCGCGGTCGGCGAGATGATCATGACTTATTCCGCATATGTCTTCGTGATCGCGCTCAAGCTGGCCGCACCGGTGGTCGTGACTCTGCTTCTGGTGGATGTCGCGATGGGTGTGGTTTCCCGCATGATGCCGACCATGAATGTTTTCCTCCTCGGCTTTGGCGTCAAAGTGGCGGTTGGTATCGCCATCATGGCGCTCTCCCTGCCGGTCTTTGCTTACGTGTTGGAAAAGGCTACCGGTTACCTCGACAACGAATTGATCACCCTGTTGGGCGCGTTGGGAAGGGCGTAGGTCATGGCCGAAGACAGTTTCCAGGAACGGTCAGAGCAAGCTACTCCTCGGCGGCGTGAGAAAGCGCGCGAAGAGGGGAAGGTTGCCAAGTCGACGGAGCTGAACTCAGCTCTTATGATCTTGCTTGGTTTTTCGACTCTGTTGGCACTCGGGCCACTCATGGTTCGCCAGACGATGGAAATGATGCGCGGCTTACTCTCTAACGCACCGACCATCGCCATGTCCGATCCGACCTTTGTCAAAGTCTACGGCGACTCGCTCATGAAGTATCTCATCATCGTAGCCCCCGTTTTCGGCGCTATGATGATCATCGGCTTCATCGCCAACGTGGCGCAGGTCGGTTTCAAAGCCAGCCCGAAGGCAATGGAACTGAAGCTCGACAAGCTCAATTTTATCGCCGGGTTCGGACGTCTGTTCTCCACTCGGTCACTGGTCACCCTGGTCCGCGACACGCTCAAGCTGTTCATCATCGGTTTCGTCGCCTACAAAGTGATCATGTCGGAATCCGACCAATTCATGATGCTGGCCGACATGGGTGTCGGTCCGCTCGCCGCTACCACCGGAAAACTGGCTATAGTCATCGCGCTGAAGATCGGGGTTGCGATCCTGATCCTGGCGATCCTCGACTATGCCTATCAACGCTATGAATTCGAGAAGTCCATCAAGATGTCTCACCAGGAAGTCAAAGAAGAATACAAGGACACCGAAGGTTCGCCGCAGATCAAGGCGCGCATTCGTCAGATCCAGCGTCAGACCGCCCAGAAGCGGATGATGCAGGATGTCCCGAAAGCCGATGTTGTCATCACCAACCCGACTCACTATGCAGTCGCACTCAAGTATGACTCTGAATCGATGAACGCGCCGAGCGTTATCGCCAAAGGGCAGAACCTGATCGCCCAGAAGATCAAAGAGATCGCCTACGAAAACAACATCCCCGTGATCGAGGACAAAGCGCTGGCGCAGGCTCTCTTCAAAATGTGCGAGATCGGCCAGATGGTGCCGCACACGCTTTACCGTGCGGTCGCCGAAGTGCTCGCGTATGTCTATCGCCTGAAGGGGAAGGTGAGCAAGTAAGATGACTCAGCAGGGAAACCAGAACGTTCTGGCGCAACTGGCGTCACGCTCCGACATCATCCTCGCGGTCGCAGTGATGGGGATCATTACCGTCCTCATCATTCCGATCCCGGCGATGTTGCTGGATTTCGCTCTGGCATTCAATATCACCTTCTCGCTGGTCGTGTTGATGACGACGCTGTATATCACGCGTCCGCTCGACCTCTCGGTATTCCCCGGAATGTTGCTGGTCGTGACGCTGATGCGCTTGTCGCTCAACGTTGCCTCGACCCGACTGATCCTGGGACAGGGATATGCCGGTGAAGTGATCAACTCGTTTGGCAACTTTGTCGTGCAAGGGAACTACGTCGTTGGCTTCATCATCTTTGCCATCCTGGTTGTGATCCAGTTTGTGGTGATCACCAAGGGTGCGGGACGTATCTCGGAAGTCGCCGCCCGGTTCACTCTCGATGCCATGCCCGGCAAGCAGATGGCGATCGACGCCGATCTCAACGCCGGAATTATCTCAGAAACTGAAGCGAAGGCCCGTCGCGAAGAAATTTCGCGCGAGGCCGACTTCTATGGCGCCATGGACGGCGCCTCTAAATTTGTTCGCGGCGATGCCGTCGCCGGTATCCTCATCACCATCATCAATGTCATCGGCGGCTTCATTATCGGTGTCGCCATGCATGACATGTCGATCCAGGAAGCGCTCAAGACCTACACGCTTCTGTCGATCGGTGACGGCCTGGTGACGCAGATCCCGGCGTTGTTGGTTTCGACCGCCTCCGGTTTGATCGTCACTCGTTCGGCCTCGCAGTCGAACATGGGTGCGGATCTGTCGACGCAATTCGGCCGCCAGCCGCGCGCGATCATGATCGCCGCCGGCGTGCTGCTGCTGTTCTCGATCGTTCCCGGCATGCCGACCCTGACTTTC contains:
- the fliM gene encoding flagellar motor switch protein FliM — its product is MAKILTQDEIDALLTTVSSGEVNDADSYDDAKLRSVVAYDFKHPNRVSKDQIRTLENMHDNFAGHFGSMLSAVLRSIVDVDLVSVDQITYSEFIMSLVSPSCTYTFSSRPLDAACLVDFNPTLTFSLIDRMFGGHGKILETERELTGIERSVMGRLVDRMYRELEKSWEHIVKVGIEQISFETNPQFIQIVPPGETVVVISFQVKLFQSTGLLTICYPYVSLEPIITKLSAQNWIDATKRKNVDADRDVNQHNVYEVSADVSAILLRSNIKLRDFMSLKIGDIIPSEKKIHQPIDVCVNRRKKYVARPGLTGKKRAFQVVSAWEPISKEKLA
- a CDS encoding flagellar hook assembly protein FlgD yields the protein MSFISPIATDVSGNAKTTGGSQVLGKDDFLQLLVTKLQYQDPLEPMQDEDFIAQLAQFSSLEQMNNIAEGITSSNQWDYLQMQSLNNAMASGLIGKEVQAEYSGIYLDSGKSASVAYTLTQPAKSLTMVIKDADGNEIARVTKKDLGTGSGTITWDGKDAMGNTMQTGYYTVETTATNLSDATFSPSMAISGIVTRVSYRDGSAFVNVNGMEISLGDITAVGEQGSFDED
- a CDS encoding flagellar hook-length control protein FliK; its protein translation is MMLPFVNILPTSPAGIGSAKPFGGEPLSNGTGDGQTFESLMNLFGMAEPALSAFPINSEANIQSKSLTDGSTSLDEAIASMLAGSIQSPVANTGLEQTVKIVNAELAGDASFRAVTPESILQPVEPNLQLDQKLSLPIAQPWTMTLAQHRPIDLKPGKYQVLKQDLNNGKLTLDLKSTDNAEPIKVTIPIELLHQESHDAITPAVKQSAGVQTTPTRVTLVSPNKTELESLLGKVNVREMEVTVEPTSAVYQAADEPMKVQIVAEQAGQNLLFAGKLNRAQLKAQTSTKKTVSAVATPATNENPTPVAANGLTVDSVSLPRRRVVRPVAFESEGQAKTQDSELIAKLLIPSSQDGAIKQDGLDQFTLKSTNVLDQTTQQARMEIPRVKITMPQEMPQIKADGQTIMLKIEPEHLGPAKLELSVRGESMSARVTVETVHAKAAVESSLDQLNDQLARAGVKVNYIEVNVRGGGADSQFFHRQSEWFRSQQPRVARIADDLLAEASKIVPAAMPVSYLGAGSVNLYA
- a CDS encoding flagellar basal body-associated FliL family protein, giving the protein MAADNDKTQVQPAEGAEAKPAKKKPSKLILFGGIGAGILVIGVVLAIFVLKPMMAGGGEEAAEETKTEAKEEHGEKTSGHGEEKKPAKKAEKEKSAHGEASESLVYSIKDIVVNPAGTAGSRFLSVSFGFELGSKELMAEFETREPIVRDVLITILSSKTLAELTDAKQKEVMRVQIRKRISQVLETEELAGVYYTDFVLQ
- a CDS encoding flagellar hook-basal body complex protein translates to MMASLYAGVSGLKNHQTKLNVIGNNIANVNTIGFKTGRVNFQEALVQSYKGAGRPSAVSGGTNPIQLGLGMQVATVDNLFLQGGLETTGQITDLAIQGSGFFVLGDSNDNKFYTRSGAFGFDAESNLVDPATGLYVLGKMADSSGNIPSLATTGPITLPFGQQDPARSTEFVTLANNLDSAATDSLARLNDAGNSGVTSVSGTAIDGIGGTHSIVITGNQAVNATYTGANVGNDGTGGAIGALGLTMTLGSLGVTDFTNYGFSVDGRTTQIISGLNANSTISDLINATNQIDGITAALVGGQIQITRDKAGADTDFNFLSTAGTATVGGGGGATAGNVIGVVFGVNGGTFQSSGGAATTYIASDTFTPERGYGPAAGPQITTLDLIIDNITGKVVGLDGLGGGGVELEATNGLTATGANPLIVTTDATMHSTSINVYDSLGGRHTMSIEFFKSLVPNRWEWRVSTLGNEGITAGQTGSVSFNADGSLNAFDYFGGATGVTISPNNGAENMTVAFRAGTAGNFDGLTGFSSGSHTASIIGQDGYGLGILEKVAIDQAGNISGIFSNGVTRVLAQIALADFTNQAGLRKAGRSMYQPSANSGEPVEGTAGATISAEITSGALESSSVDIAQEFTSMITTQRGFQANARIITTSDDMLDELVNLKR
- a CDS encoding flagellar FlbD family protein → MIKVTRINDSDLVINADLIEFVEAIPDTIISLTTGKKIMVKNSPDEIIEKVAAFRRLSAGRGIIPTADSTDAHVTPRQGL